The following are encoded together in the Bombus pascuorum chromosome 10, iyBomPasc1.1, whole genome shotgun sequence genome:
- the LOC132911285 gene encoding immediate early response 3-interacting protein 1, with the protein MAFTLWTLFEATMLCLNAICVLNEERFLAKVGWASWQNVQGFGEPPTAKSQILNLIRSIRTVARIPLIFLNIITIIVKLVLG; encoded by the exons ATGGCGTTTACACTTTGGACACTTTTTGAAGCGACTATGTTGTGTTTGAATGCGATCTGCGTtttgaacgaagaaagatTTCTTGCAAAAG TTGGTTGGGCGTCGTGGCAAAATGTTCAAGGCTTCGGAGAACCTCCTACAGCAAAGTCACAAATTTTGAACCTTATTAGGTCGATACGAACAGTTGCACGAA TTCCATTGATATTCCTAAATATCATAACAATAATTGTGAAATTGGTGCTTGGGTGA
- the LOC132911276 gene encoding pro-resilin-like, with protein sequence MDGQRERGRCNVHRRKRETNTIERTEERHGGRGEERIVSQLNYSHLRGPRLFFFVGASSIPLLLVGYKGPWSTLLRVTEQSGIAEADMNPLIACMIVGLAGFALAEPPISSGYSYSRPSGGGGYSIGGGGGGYTAVSTGYQTSEGASVDGALLEQIRQILLREEQSSGFIGGGGGYAPSSSYGAPSSQYGVPSSSYGVPSYQTRVVGIDLEGIRQAIQVAQFNQVTHGPGGYPSGPSGSYGVPSRPSGSYGAPY encoded by the exons ATGGACGGGCAACGAGAACGTGGTAGGTGTAACGTCCAccggagaaagagagaaacaaaCACAATTGAAAGGACAGAGGAGAGGCATGGAGGGAGAGGGGAGGAGAGAATCGTCTCACAGCTGAATTACTCTCACTTGAGAGGCCCCCGTCTCTTCTTCTTTGTGGGGGCTTCAAGTATCCCCCTGCTTCTCGTGGGGTATAAAGGACCCTGGTCTACCTTGCTCAGAGTCACAGAACAGAGCGGCATCGCAGAAGCCGACATGAATCCTCTGATCGCG TGTATGATAGTCGGTCTAGCAGGGTTCGCCCTGGCTGAACCACCGATCTCGTCCGGCTACAGCTACAGCAGACCATCCGGAGGGGGTGGTTACTCCATAGGTGGTGGCGGTGGTGGATACACCGCCGTATCAACCGGCTACCAAACCAGCGAGGGAGCATCCGTCGATGGCGCGTTGCTCGAACAAATCCGTCAGATTTTGCTGAGGGAAGAACAGAGCAGTGGATTCAtaggtggtggtggtggttaTGCCCCTAGCTCGAGCTATGGCGCTCCATCCAGTCAATACGGTGTACCAAGCTCGTCCTACGGTGTACCAAGTTACCAGACACGCGTTGTAGGCATCGATCTCGAAGGAATCAGGCAAGCCATCCAAGTGGCACAGTTCAACCAAGTGACCCATGGGCCTGGTGGCTATCCAAGCGGACCAAGCGGAAGCTACGGAGTACCAAGCAGGCCAAGCGGTAGCTACGGTGCACCGTACTAA